The Lemur catta isolate mLemCat1 chromosome 8, mLemCat1.pri, whole genome shotgun sequence genome has a segment encoding these proteins:
- the PRSS56 gene encoding serine protease 56 isoform X1, giving the protein MLLAVLLLLLPLPDSWSACGRPLYMRLPPSTLQVLSAQGTQALQAAQRSAQWAVNRVAMEIQHTVHECRGPGRSRPQAPLLQGPPEPGPCGERRPSTANVTRSHGRIVGGSAAPPGAWPWLVRLQLGGQPLCGGVLVAASWVLTAAHCFAGAPNELLWTVTLAEGPRGEQAEEVPVNRILPHPKFDPRTFHNDLALVQLWTPVSLAGPARPVCLPQESQEPPAGTTCAIAGWGALFEDGPEAEAVREARVPLLSADTCRRALGPGLRPSTMLCAGYLAGGIDSCQGDSGGPLTCSEPGPHPREVLFGVTSWGDGCGEPGKPGVYTRVAVFKDWLQEQMNAASSSREPSCRELLAWDPAKELLEDAAGLCAFYARLCPGSEGACARLAHQQCLQRRRRCELRSLAHTLLGLLRNAQELLGPRPGLRRLVPALARPAPSLRESPPHLARELRLHSGSRAAGTRFPKRRPEQRGDATGCPGLEPLRQKLAALQGAHAWILQVPSEHLAMNFHEVLADLGSKTLTGLFRAWVRAGLGGRHVVFSGLVGLEPATLARSLPRLLVQALQAFRLAALAEGEPEEPQMAVGQGPGLGRKGHHLLSPQIPPARQP; this is encoded by the exons ATGCTACTGGccgtgctgctgctgctgctgcccctccCAGACTCGTGGTCCGCCTGTGGGCGCCCACTGTACATGCGCCTGCCCCCCAGCACCCTGCAAG TTCTGTCGGCCCAGGGGACACAGGCGTTGCAGGCGGCCCAGAGGAGCGCCCAGTGGGCAGTTAACCGAGTGGCGATGGAGATCCAGCACACGGTGCACGAATGCCGAG GACCTGGGCGCTCCAGGCCTCAAGCCCCCCTCCTCCAGGGCCCACCTGAGCCAG GGCCGTGTGGCGAGAGGCGCCCCAGCACTGCCAACGTGACGCGGTCTCACGGCCGCATAGTGGGGGGCAGCGCGGCGCCGCCCGGGGCCTGGCCGTGGCTGGTGAGGCTGCAGCTCGGCGGGCAGCCCCTGTGCGGCGGCGTCCTGGTGGCAGCGTCCTGGGTGCTCACGGCGGCGCACTGCTTTGCGGG CGCCCCGAATGAGCTTTTGTGGACTGTGACGTTGGCCGAGGGGCCCCGGGGGGAGCAAGCGGAAGAGGTGCCGGTGAACCGCATCCTGCCCCACCCCAAG TTTGACCCGCGAACCTTCCACAACGACTTGGCCCTGGTGCAGCTGTGGACGCCAGTGAGCCTGGCGGGGCCGGCGCGCCCCGTGTGCTTGCCCCAGGAGTCCCAGGAGCCCCCCGCCGGCACCACCTGCGCCATCGCGGGCTGGGGGGCCCTCTTCGAAG ACGGGCCTGAGGCTGAAGCAGTGAGGGAGGCCCGAGTTCCCCTGCTCAGCGCGGACACCTGCCGAAGGGCCCTGGGGCCGGGGCTGCGCCCCAGCACCATGCTCTGTGCTGGTTACCTGGCGGGGGGCATTGACTCGTGCCAG GGTGACTCTGGAGGCCCCCTGACCTGTTCTGagcccggcccccaccccagggaggtCCTGTTTGGAGTCACCTCCTGGGGGGATGGCTGCGGGGAGCCAGGGAAGCCCGGGGTCTACACCCGAGTGGCTGTGTTCAAGGACTGGCTCCAGGAGCAGATGAACG CAGCCTCCTCCAGCCGCGAGCCCAGCTGTAGGGAACTTTTGGCCTGGGACCCGGCCAAGGAGCTGCTGGAAGACGCCGCCGGGCTCTGCGCCTTCTACGCGCGCCTGTGCCCGGGGTCCGAGGGCGCCTGTGCGCGTCTGGCGCACCAGCAGTGCCTGCAGCGCCGGCGGCGATGTG AGCTGCGCTCGCTGGCGCACACGCTGCTGGGCCTGCTGCGGAACGCCCAGGAGCTGCTCGGCCCGCGCCCGGGGCTGCGGCGCCTGGTCCCCGCCCTGGCTCGCCCCGCTCCCTCGCTCCGGGAGTCTCCCCCGCACCTCGCCCGCGAGCTGCGACTGCACTCAG GATCGCGGGCAGCCGGCACACGGTTCCCGAAGCGGAGGCCAGAGCAGCGCGGGGACGCCACTG gctgccctgggctggAGCCCCTGCGACAGAAGTTGGCCGCCCTTCAGGGGGCTCATGCCTGGATCCTGCAGGTTCCCTCAGAACACCTGGCCATGAACTTCCATGAG GTCCTGGCAGATCTGGGCTCTAAGACGCTGACCGGGCTCTTCAGAGCCTGGGTGCGAGCAGGCTTGGGGGGCCGGCATGTGGTCTTCAGCGGCCTGGTGGGCCTGGAGCCGGCCACCCTGGCTCGCAGCCTCCCCCGGCTGCTGGTACAGGCCCTACAGGCCTTCCGCTTGGCTGCCCTGGCAGAAGGGGAGCCTGAGGAACCCCAGATGGctgtggggcaggggccagggctggggaggaaggggcacCACCTCCTCAGCCCTCAGATCCCCCCAGCCAGGCAGCCATAA
- the CHRND gene encoding acetylcholine receptor subunit delta isoform X2: MEGPVLTLGLLATLAVCGSWGLNEEERLIRHLFQEKGYNKDLRPVAHKEERVDITLALTLSNLISLGWTDSRLKWDPEEFGNISVLRLPPDMLWLPEIVLENNNDGSFQISYSCNVLVYDSGSVYWLPPAIFRSSCPISVTYFPFDWQNCSLKFSSLKYTAKEITLSLKQDVEEDRTYPVEWIIIDPEGFTENGEWEIVHRPARVNVDPSAPLDSPSHQDVTFYLIIRRKPLFYIINILVPCVLISFMINLVFYLPADCGEKTSMAISVLLAQSVFLLLISKRLPASSMAIPLIGKFLLFGMVLVTMVVVICVIVLNIHFRTPSTHVLSEGVRKIFLETLPKLLHMSHPAEDGPSAGALVRRSSSLGYISKAEEYFSLKSRSDLMFEKQSERHGLARRLTTARRPPASSEQAQQELFSELKPAVDGANFIVNHMRDQNNYNEEKDSWNRVARTVDRLCLFVVTPIMVVGTAWIFLQGVYNQPPPQPFPGDPYSYHVQDKRFL; encoded by the exons ATGGAGGGGCCTGTGCTGACACTGGGGCTGCTGGCCACCCTGGCCGTGTGTG GCAGCTGGGGCCTGAATGAGGAGGAACGGCTGATCCGGCACCTGTTCCAAGAGAAGGGCTACAACAAGGACCTCCGGCCCGTGGCACACAAGGAGGAGCGTGTGGACATCACCCTGGCCCTTACCCTGTCTAACCTCATCTCCCTG GGCTGGACAGACAGCCGGCTGAAGTGGGATCCCGAAGAATTTGGGAATATCAGTGTCCTGCGCCTGCCCCCTGACATGCTGTGGCTCCCAGAGATTGTGCTGGAGAACAA CAACGACGGCTCCTTCCAGATTTCCTACTCCTGCAACGTGCTGGTCTATGACTCTGGCTCCGTGTACTGGCTGCCGCCTGCCATCTTCCGCTCCTCCTGCCCTATCTCCGTCACCTACTTCCCTTTCGACTGGCAGAACTGCTCCCTCAAGTTCAG TTCCCTCAAGTACACGGCCAAGGAGATCACCCTGAGCCTGAAGCAGGATGTTGAAGAGGATCGCACCTACCCCGTGGAGTGGATCATCATTGATCCTGAGGGCTTCACAG AGAATGGGGAGTGGGAGATAGTGCACCGGCCAGCCAGGGTCAACGTGGACCCCAGCGCCCCTCTGGACAGCCCCAGCCACCAGGACGTCACCTTCTACCTCATTATCCGCCGCAAGCCACTTTTCTACATCATCAACATCCTGGTGCCCTGCGTGCTCATCTCCTTCATGATCAACCTGGTCTTCTACCTGCCGGCCGACT GTGGCGAGAAGACGTCAATGGCCATCTCAGTGCTCCTGGCCCAGTCTGTCTTCCTGCTGCTCATCTCCAAGCGGCTGCCCGCCTCGTCCATGGCCATCCCCCTTATTGGCAA GTTCCTGCTCTTCGGCATGGTGCTGGTCACCATGGTCGTGGTGATCTGTGTCATCGTGCTCAACATCCACTTCCGAACACCCAGCACCCACGTGCTGTCCGAGGGGGTCAGGAAG ATCTTTCTGGAGACCCTGCCCAAGCTCCTGCACATGTCCCACCCCGCAGAGGACGGCCCCAGCGCCGGGGCCCTGGTCCGGAGGAGCAGCTCCCTGGGCTACATCTCCAAGGCTGAGGAGTACTTCTCGCTAAAGTCCCGCAGTGACCTCATGTTTGAGAAGCAGTCAGAGCGGCATGGGCTGGCCCGGCGCCTCACCACTGCAC GCCGGCCCCCAGCAAGCTCTGAGCAGGCCCAGCAGGAACTCTTCAGCGAGCTGAAGCCAGCTGTGGATGGGGCAAACTTCATCGTTAACCACATGAGGGACCAGAACAATTACAATGAG gagaAGGACAGCTGGAACCGCGTGGCCCGCACGGTGGACCGCCTCTGCCTGTTTGTGGTGACGCCCATCATGGTGGTGGGCACAGCTTGGATCTTCCTGCAGGGTGTCTACAAccagcccccacctcagccttttCCCGGGGACCCGTACTCCTACCACGTGCAGGACAAGCGCTTCCTCTAG
- the CHRND gene encoding acetylcholine receptor subunit delta isoform X1, whose protein sequence is MEGPVLTLGLLATLAVCGSWGLNEEERLIRHLFQEKGYNKDLRPVAHKEERVDITLALTLSNLISLKEVEETLTTNVWIEHGWTDSRLKWDPEEFGNISVLRLPPDMLWLPEIVLENNNDGSFQISYSCNVLVYDSGSVYWLPPAIFRSSCPISVTYFPFDWQNCSLKFSSLKYTAKEITLSLKQDVEEDRTYPVEWIIIDPEGFTENGEWEIVHRPARVNVDPSAPLDSPSHQDVTFYLIIRRKPLFYIINILVPCVLISFMINLVFYLPADCGEKTSMAISVLLAQSVFLLLISKRLPASSMAIPLIGKFLLFGMVLVTMVVVICVIVLNIHFRTPSTHVLSEGVRKIFLETLPKLLHMSHPAEDGPSAGALVRRSSSLGYISKAEEYFSLKSRSDLMFEKQSERHGLARRLTTARRPPASSEQAQQELFSELKPAVDGANFIVNHMRDQNNYNEEKDSWNRVARTVDRLCLFVVTPIMVVGTAWIFLQGVYNQPPPQPFPGDPYSYHVQDKRFL, encoded by the exons ATGGAGGGGCCTGTGCTGACACTGGGGCTGCTGGCCACCCTGGCCGTGTGTG GCAGCTGGGGCCTGAATGAGGAGGAACGGCTGATCCGGCACCTGTTCCAAGAGAAGGGCTACAACAAGGACCTCCGGCCCGTGGCACACAAGGAGGAGCGTGTGGACATCACCCTGGCCCTTACCCTGTCTAACCTCATCTCCCTG AAAGAAGTCGAGGAGACCCTCACCACCAACGTGTGGATAGAGCAC GGCTGGACAGACAGCCGGCTGAAGTGGGATCCCGAAGAATTTGGGAATATCAGTGTCCTGCGCCTGCCCCCTGACATGCTGTGGCTCCCAGAGATTGTGCTGGAGAACAA CAACGACGGCTCCTTCCAGATTTCCTACTCCTGCAACGTGCTGGTCTATGACTCTGGCTCCGTGTACTGGCTGCCGCCTGCCATCTTCCGCTCCTCCTGCCCTATCTCCGTCACCTACTTCCCTTTCGACTGGCAGAACTGCTCCCTCAAGTTCAG TTCCCTCAAGTACACGGCCAAGGAGATCACCCTGAGCCTGAAGCAGGATGTTGAAGAGGATCGCACCTACCCCGTGGAGTGGATCATCATTGATCCTGAGGGCTTCACAG AGAATGGGGAGTGGGAGATAGTGCACCGGCCAGCCAGGGTCAACGTGGACCCCAGCGCCCCTCTGGACAGCCCCAGCCACCAGGACGTCACCTTCTACCTCATTATCCGCCGCAAGCCACTTTTCTACATCATCAACATCCTGGTGCCCTGCGTGCTCATCTCCTTCATGATCAACCTGGTCTTCTACCTGCCGGCCGACT GTGGCGAGAAGACGTCAATGGCCATCTCAGTGCTCCTGGCCCAGTCTGTCTTCCTGCTGCTCATCTCCAAGCGGCTGCCCGCCTCGTCCATGGCCATCCCCCTTATTGGCAA GTTCCTGCTCTTCGGCATGGTGCTGGTCACCATGGTCGTGGTGATCTGTGTCATCGTGCTCAACATCCACTTCCGAACACCCAGCACCCACGTGCTGTCCGAGGGGGTCAGGAAG ATCTTTCTGGAGACCCTGCCCAAGCTCCTGCACATGTCCCACCCCGCAGAGGACGGCCCCAGCGCCGGGGCCCTGGTCCGGAGGAGCAGCTCCCTGGGCTACATCTCCAAGGCTGAGGAGTACTTCTCGCTAAAGTCCCGCAGTGACCTCATGTTTGAGAAGCAGTCAGAGCGGCATGGGCTGGCCCGGCGCCTCACCACTGCAC GCCGGCCCCCAGCAAGCTCTGAGCAGGCCCAGCAGGAACTCTTCAGCGAGCTGAAGCCAGCTGTGGATGGGGCAAACTTCATCGTTAACCACATGAGGGACCAGAACAATTACAATGAG gagaAGGACAGCTGGAACCGCGTGGCCCGCACGGTGGACCGCCTCTGCCTGTTTGTGGTGACGCCCATCATGGTGGTGGGCACAGCTTGGATCTTCCTGCAGGGTGTCTACAAccagcccccacctcagccttttCCCGGGGACCCGTACTCCTACCACGTGCAGGACAAGCGCTTCCTCTAG
- the PRSS56 gene encoding serine protease 56 isoform X2, whose protein sequence is MLLAVLLLLLPLPDSWSACGRPLYMRLPPSTLQVLSAQGTQALQAAQRSAQWAVNRVAMEIQHTVHECRGPGRSRPQAPLLQGPPEPGPCGERRPSTANVTRSHGRIVGGSAAPPGAWPWLVRLQLGGQPLCGGVLVAASWVLTAAHCFAGAPNELLWTVTLAEGPRGEQAEEVPVNRILPHPKFDPRTFHNDLALVQLWTPVSLAGPARPVCLPQESQEPPAGTTCAIAGWGALFEDGPEAEAVREARVPLLSADTCRRALGPGLRPSTMLCAGYLAGGIDSCQGDSGGPLTCSEPGPHPREVLFGVTSWGDGCGEPGKPGVYTRVAVFKDWLQEQMNASSSREPSCRELLAWDPAKELLEDAAGLCAFYARLCPGSEGACARLAHQQCLQRRRRCELRSLAHTLLGLLRNAQELLGPRPGLRRLVPALARPAPSLRESPPHLARELRLHSGSRAAGTRFPKRRPEQRGDATGCPGLEPLRQKLAALQGAHAWILQVPSEHLAMNFHEVLADLGSKTLTGLFRAWVRAGLGGRHVVFSGLVGLEPATLARSLPRLLVQALQAFRLAALAEGEPEEPQMAVGQGPGLGRKGHHLLSPQIPPARQP, encoded by the exons ATGCTACTGGccgtgctgctgctgctgctgcccctccCAGACTCGTGGTCCGCCTGTGGGCGCCCACTGTACATGCGCCTGCCCCCCAGCACCCTGCAAG TTCTGTCGGCCCAGGGGACACAGGCGTTGCAGGCGGCCCAGAGGAGCGCCCAGTGGGCAGTTAACCGAGTGGCGATGGAGATCCAGCACACGGTGCACGAATGCCGAG GACCTGGGCGCTCCAGGCCTCAAGCCCCCCTCCTCCAGGGCCCACCTGAGCCAG GGCCGTGTGGCGAGAGGCGCCCCAGCACTGCCAACGTGACGCGGTCTCACGGCCGCATAGTGGGGGGCAGCGCGGCGCCGCCCGGGGCCTGGCCGTGGCTGGTGAGGCTGCAGCTCGGCGGGCAGCCCCTGTGCGGCGGCGTCCTGGTGGCAGCGTCCTGGGTGCTCACGGCGGCGCACTGCTTTGCGGG CGCCCCGAATGAGCTTTTGTGGACTGTGACGTTGGCCGAGGGGCCCCGGGGGGAGCAAGCGGAAGAGGTGCCGGTGAACCGCATCCTGCCCCACCCCAAG TTTGACCCGCGAACCTTCCACAACGACTTGGCCCTGGTGCAGCTGTGGACGCCAGTGAGCCTGGCGGGGCCGGCGCGCCCCGTGTGCTTGCCCCAGGAGTCCCAGGAGCCCCCCGCCGGCACCACCTGCGCCATCGCGGGCTGGGGGGCCCTCTTCGAAG ACGGGCCTGAGGCTGAAGCAGTGAGGGAGGCCCGAGTTCCCCTGCTCAGCGCGGACACCTGCCGAAGGGCCCTGGGGCCGGGGCTGCGCCCCAGCACCATGCTCTGTGCTGGTTACCTGGCGGGGGGCATTGACTCGTGCCAG GGTGACTCTGGAGGCCCCCTGACCTGTTCTGagcccggcccccaccccagggaggtCCTGTTTGGAGTCACCTCCTGGGGGGATGGCTGCGGGGAGCCAGGGAAGCCCGGGGTCTACACCCGAGTGGCTGTGTTCAAGGACTGGCTCCAGGAGCAGATGAACG CCTCCTCCAGCCGCGAGCCCAGCTGTAGGGAACTTTTGGCCTGGGACCCGGCCAAGGAGCTGCTGGAAGACGCCGCCGGGCTCTGCGCCTTCTACGCGCGCCTGTGCCCGGGGTCCGAGGGCGCCTGTGCGCGTCTGGCGCACCAGCAGTGCCTGCAGCGCCGGCGGCGATGTG AGCTGCGCTCGCTGGCGCACACGCTGCTGGGCCTGCTGCGGAACGCCCAGGAGCTGCTCGGCCCGCGCCCGGGGCTGCGGCGCCTGGTCCCCGCCCTGGCTCGCCCCGCTCCCTCGCTCCGGGAGTCTCCCCCGCACCTCGCCCGCGAGCTGCGACTGCACTCAG GATCGCGGGCAGCCGGCACACGGTTCCCGAAGCGGAGGCCAGAGCAGCGCGGGGACGCCACTG gctgccctgggctggAGCCCCTGCGACAGAAGTTGGCCGCCCTTCAGGGGGCTCATGCCTGGATCCTGCAGGTTCCCTCAGAACACCTGGCCATGAACTTCCATGAG GTCCTGGCAGATCTGGGCTCTAAGACGCTGACCGGGCTCTTCAGAGCCTGGGTGCGAGCAGGCTTGGGGGGCCGGCATGTGGTCTTCAGCGGCCTGGTGGGCCTGGAGCCGGCCACCCTGGCTCGCAGCCTCCCCCGGCTGCTGGTACAGGCCCTACAGGCCTTCCGCTTGGCTGCCCTGGCAGAAGGGGAGCCTGAGGAACCCCAGATGGctgtggggcaggggccagggctggggaggaaggggcacCACCTCCTCAGCCCTCAGATCCCCCCAGCCAGGCAGCCATAA